A window of the Pecten maximus chromosome 19, xPecMax1.1, whole genome shotgun sequence genome harbors these coding sequences:
- the LOC117317727 gene encoding uncharacterized protein LOC117317727 isoform X2, with the protein MLLEKGASPKQSSALKEAAKFGHTDIVGLLLERGADPDVLETGGAKPKLKKNVAEVIEKKQDQIRQQQQEFTEGIMGNIENPCNITITVVGHKGVGKSCFVKQIEQESIPPGGPGSTDSADFYINYIGYNPNTGFRLKLDENGEMDTGRHRLKRIIDRYRKRKKNDTRQPECEPVHHTKGTKGQSTMVTSTSSSAVKKTGIRQRLKRIIQDFLFRRRHHRKLSSDQRNVIEDIMHAEHKESSEEVKGFVTIYDFGGEEVFYNTHHCFMSSNMIFVLVFDVAMCLDPERSATGYEITEHWLTSIATYAFDGGSHDKRTPPIILVGSHLDQVSSDKEEQEKIFEKVLQKLSDNPQLSEIMKSHVRDMFPIANLNDSTKNQDVYESMWKKIIEIAPLQSQWQKAVPAKWVAFEHDLVMLKKRGDVILTNPDLLTLNSQSAVPLEQREIMDFLRYLKLAGSFLCFDMHSKNPFIVLQPQWIIDAFKAIITDSKFKSSLSTKMKHQWTQYEKSGILTTDFLTQLWEERSIENKEILYVVMETLNLLAKPISDDPNDDTDYFIVPSMLKNPDPERINYILDDPDMIITVTLCLKFNNPFIPLAMWDKMIASCIHRFKQLNEPGYDGLKFIQRGFACLSVDSVWNMIINCSKNTMKLTMFMKNKDKTAPTGAGVNVLCILEFLLQRILEANHQSHLKYQFYLHNDYRFASNDEMVSVDHLRNYKCLPCFSLNGEGWIYRDEIYVWFKDPNHKKKRPAKRHGELTADLPDRKLNCKEIGRLSRYIFGACQMFFVELDCPIEVIEQEMEEHRHLAFRSRITKIFLQLLKAKVDITFETVAEAMSRHRMDHTKLTHIIDSNRETEYEDDRLSDRWLHKTMSVKDVPVVVEHVDIKTYFNLFLELGVLPKTVDDFDDQYRNKPARDKIKNMLKAFITETKPRPTMNTILLAMQECDMDTASLITALNPI; encoded by the exons ATGCTGCTGGAGAAGGGAGCGAGCCCCAAgcag TCAAGTGCTTTGAAGGAAGCTGCAAAATTTGGCCATACAGACATTGTTGGATTGCTTCTGGAAAGGGGAGCAGATCCGGATGTG CTGGAGACCGGGGGTGCGAAGCCAAAGTTGAAGAAAAATGTCGCTGAAGTAATTGAAAAGAAACAAG ATCAAATACGACAGCAACAACAGGAATTTACGGAGGGAATAATGGGGAATATTGAAAATCCCTGTAATATCACAATAACTGTCGTTGGTCATAAGGGAGTCGGCAAGTCTTGTTTCGTAAAACAAATCGAACAAGAAAGTATACCTCCAGGTGGACCCGGCTCGACGGATAGTGCCGACTTCTATATTAACTATATAGGCTACAACCCGAACACCGGCTTCCGACTGAAACTCGACGAAAATGGGGAGATGGATACCGGTCGTCATCGGCTGAAACGGATCATTGATCGATACCGAAAAAGGAAAAAGAATGACACAAGACAGCCTGAATGTGAACCAGTGCATCACACAAAAGGCACAAAGGGACAATCAACTATGGTTACATCCACATCATCGTCGGCAGTGAAGAAGACAG GTATCAGGCAGAGACTGAAACGAATAATTCAGGATTTTTTATTCAGAAGAAGACACCATAGAA AGTTATCTTCGGATCAACGGAACGTTATTGAGGATATTATGCATGCCGAACACAAAGAAAGTAGTGAGGAGGTGAAGGGGTTTGTAACAATCTATGATTTCGGAGGAGAAGAGGTGTTTTATAACACACATCATTGTTTCATGTCAAGCAACATGATTTTCGTCTTAGTGTTCGATGTGGCGATGTGTCTGGATCCGGAAAGATCAGCTACAGGTTAcg AAATAACGGAACATTGGTTGACTTCTATTGCTACTTACGCCTTTGACGGAGGATCACATGACAAGCGAACACCACCGATAATTCTAGTCGGCTCCCACCTGGACCAAGTGTCATCTGAT AAAGAAGAACAGgaaaaaatctttgaaaaagTGCTGCAGAAACTATCCGATAATCCGCAACTAAGTGAAATCATGAAAAGCCATGTTCGAGACATGTTCCCTATTGCAAACTTGAATGATTCTACAAAAAACCAAGATGTGTACGAATCAATGTGGAAGAAGATCATAGAAATCGCTCCACTTCAATCCCAGTGGCAGAAAGCTGTGCCTGCCAAATGGGTTGCTTTTGAACATGATCTTGTCATGCTTAAAAAGAGAGGAGACGTCATCCTGACCAATCCAGATTTGTTAACACTCAACAGCCAATCAGCAGTCCCCCTAGAACAGCGCGAAATAATGGATTTCCTTAG GTACCTGAAACTCGCCGGGTCTTTTCTCTGCTTTGATATGCATAGCAAGAATCCATTCATAGTTTTGCAACCGCAGTGGATTATAGATGCATTCAAAGCCATCATTACAGACTCGAAGTTTAAATCTAGTCTGTCGACCAAAATGAAACACCAGTGGACGCAATATGAAAAGTCCGGTATCCTTACAACAGATTTCCTCACGCAACTTTGGGAAGAGAGGTCCATCGAAAACAAGGAAATACTCTACGTCGTAATGGAAACACTTAACCTTCTAGCAAAACCGATCTCAGATGATCCAAATGATGATACTGATTACTTTATAGTGCCAAGTATGCTTAAAAACCCGGATCCCGAGAGAATTAATTACATCCTtgatgatcctgatatgattatCACTGTTACTCTTTGTCTCAAGTTCAACAACCCATTTATCCCACTGGCCATGTGGGACAAGATGATTGCTTCCTGCATCCACAGGTTCAAACAACTAAATGAACCAGGGTATGATGGCTTAAAGTTCATTCAGCGCGGCTTTGCTTGTCTGTCTGTTGACAGTGTATGGAACATGATCATCAACTGCAGTAAAAATACcatgaagttgacaatgtttatGAAAAATAAGGATAAAACGGCCCCAACAGGAGCCGGAGTTAATGTACTCTGCATTCTTGAGTTTCTTCTCCAGCGTATTCTAGAAGCAAACCATCAAAGCCACCTGAAATACCAATTCTACCTTCACAACGACTACCGGTTTGCTTCCAATGACGAGATGGTGAGCGTAGACCATCTTCGAAATTACAAATGCCTCCCATGCTTCAGTTTAAATGGGGAAGGATGGATATACAGAGATGAGATCTACGTCTGGTTCAAAGACCCAAACCATAAG aaGAAACGGCCTGCAAAACGTCATGGTG AGTTGACGGCTGATTTACCGGATAGAAAGCTGAACTGCAAAGAAATCGGTAGACTCTCCAGATATATTTTCGGTGCATGCCAGATGTTCTTCGTAGAGCTAGACTGTCCTATTGAGGTTATTGAACAAGAGATGGAAGAACACAGACATCTCGCTTTCAGATCTCGGATAACAAAAATCTTCCTTCAGCTACTTAAAGCGAAGGTGGACATCACGTTTGAGACTGTGGCCGAGGCAATGTCACGACATAGGATGGATCACACAAAGCTCACACACATTATTGATAGTAACAGGGAAACCGAGTATGA AGATGATAGACTCTCAGATCGATGGCTACACAAAACCATGTCGGTGAAGGATGTTCCAGTTGTTGTTGAACATGTGGATATCAAAACATACTTCAACCTGTTCCTGGAACTCGGAGTCCTGCCAAAAACTGTGGATGATTTTGATGACCAGTACAGAAACAAGCCAGCACGTGACAAGATCAAAAACATGCTTAAAGCATTCATCACTGAAACCAAACCCCGGCCAACAATGAACACAATTTTGCTGGCAATGCAGGAATGCGACATGGACACAGCATCCCTCATCACAGCATTAAATCCAATATAG
- the LOC117317727 gene encoding uncharacterized protein LOC117317727 isoform X1 has translation MLLEKGASPKQSSALKEAAKFGHTDIVGLLLERGADPDVLETGGAKPKLKKNVAEVIEKKQDQIRQQQQEFTEGIMGNIENPCNITITVVGHKGVGKSCFVKQIEQESIPPGGPGSTDSADFYINYIGYNPNTGFRLKLDENGEMDTGRHRLKRIIDRYRKRKKNDTRQPECEPVHHTKGTKGQSTMVTSTSSSAVKKTGIRQRLKRIIQDFLFRRRHHRKLSSDQRNVIEDIMHAEHKESSEEVKGFVTIYDFGGEEVFYNTHHCFMSSNMIFVLVFDVAMCLDPERSATGYEITEHWLTSIATYAFDGGSHDKRTPPIILVGSHLDQVSSDKEEQEKIFEKVLQKLSDNPQLSEIMKSHVRDMFPIANLNDSTKNQDVYESMWKKIIEIAPLQSQWQKAVPAKWVAFEHDLVMLKKRGDVILTNPDLLTLNSQSAVPLEQREIMDFLRYLKLAGSFLCFDMHSKNPFIVLQPQWIIDAFKAIITDSKFKSSLSTKMKHQWTQYEKSGILTTDFLTQLWEERSIENKEILYVVMETLNLLAKPISDDPNDDTDYFIVPSMLKNPDPERINYILDDPDMIITVTLCLKFNNPFIPLAMWDKMIASCIHRFKQLNEPGYDGLKFIQRGFACLSVDSVWNMIINCSKNTMKLTMFMKNKDKTAPTGAGVNVLCILEFLLQRILEANHQSHLKYQFYLHNDYRFASNDEMVSVDHLRNYKCLPCFSLNGEGWIYRDEIYVWFKDPNHKKKRPAKRHGELTADLPDRKLNCKEIGRLSRYIFGACQMFFVELDCPIEVIEQEMEEHRHLAFRSRITKIFLQLLKAKVDITFETVAEAMSRHRMDHTKLTHIIDSNRETEYEYEDDRLSDRWLHKTMSVKDVPVVVEHVDIKTYFNLFLELGVLPKTVDDFDDQYRNKPARDKIKNMLKAFITETKPRPTMNTILLAMQECDMDTASLITALNPI, from the exons ATGCTGCTGGAGAAGGGAGCGAGCCCCAAgcag TCAAGTGCTTTGAAGGAAGCTGCAAAATTTGGCCATACAGACATTGTTGGATTGCTTCTGGAAAGGGGAGCAGATCCGGATGTG CTGGAGACCGGGGGTGCGAAGCCAAAGTTGAAGAAAAATGTCGCTGAAGTAATTGAAAAGAAACAAG ATCAAATACGACAGCAACAACAGGAATTTACGGAGGGAATAATGGGGAATATTGAAAATCCCTGTAATATCACAATAACTGTCGTTGGTCATAAGGGAGTCGGCAAGTCTTGTTTCGTAAAACAAATCGAACAAGAAAGTATACCTCCAGGTGGACCCGGCTCGACGGATAGTGCCGACTTCTATATTAACTATATAGGCTACAACCCGAACACCGGCTTCCGACTGAAACTCGACGAAAATGGGGAGATGGATACCGGTCGTCATCGGCTGAAACGGATCATTGATCGATACCGAAAAAGGAAAAAGAATGACACAAGACAGCCTGAATGTGAACCAGTGCATCACACAAAAGGCACAAAGGGACAATCAACTATGGTTACATCCACATCATCGTCGGCAGTGAAGAAGACAG GTATCAGGCAGAGACTGAAACGAATAATTCAGGATTTTTTATTCAGAAGAAGACACCATAGAA AGTTATCTTCGGATCAACGGAACGTTATTGAGGATATTATGCATGCCGAACACAAAGAAAGTAGTGAGGAGGTGAAGGGGTTTGTAACAATCTATGATTTCGGAGGAGAAGAGGTGTTTTATAACACACATCATTGTTTCATGTCAAGCAACATGATTTTCGTCTTAGTGTTCGATGTGGCGATGTGTCTGGATCCGGAAAGATCAGCTACAGGTTAcg AAATAACGGAACATTGGTTGACTTCTATTGCTACTTACGCCTTTGACGGAGGATCACATGACAAGCGAACACCACCGATAATTCTAGTCGGCTCCCACCTGGACCAAGTGTCATCTGAT AAAGAAGAACAGgaaaaaatctttgaaaaagTGCTGCAGAAACTATCCGATAATCCGCAACTAAGTGAAATCATGAAAAGCCATGTTCGAGACATGTTCCCTATTGCAAACTTGAATGATTCTACAAAAAACCAAGATGTGTACGAATCAATGTGGAAGAAGATCATAGAAATCGCTCCACTTCAATCCCAGTGGCAGAAAGCTGTGCCTGCCAAATGGGTTGCTTTTGAACATGATCTTGTCATGCTTAAAAAGAGAGGAGACGTCATCCTGACCAATCCAGATTTGTTAACACTCAACAGCCAATCAGCAGTCCCCCTAGAACAGCGCGAAATAATGGATTTCCTTAG GTACCTGAAACTCGCCGGGTCTTTTCTCTGCTTTGATATGCATAGCAAGAATCCATTCATAGTTTTGCAACCGCAGTGGATTATAGATGCATTCAAAGCCATCATTACAGACTCGAAGTTTAAATCTAGTCTGTCGACCAAAATGAAACACCAGTGGACGCAATATGAAAAGTCCGGTATCCTTACAACAGATTTCCTCACGCAACTTTGGGAAGAGAGGTCCATCGAAAACAAGGAAATACTCTACGTCGTAATGGAAACACTTAACCTTCTAGCAAAACCGATCTCAGATGATCCAAATGATGATACTGATTACTTTATAGTGCCAAGTATGCTTAAAAACCCGGATCCCGAGAGAATTAATTACATCCTtgatgatcctgatatgattatCACTGTTACTCTTTGTCTCAAGTTCAACAACCCATTTATCCCACTGGCCATGTGGGACAAGATGATTGCTTCCTGCATCCACAGGTTCAAACAACTAAATGAACCAGGGTATGATGGCTTAAAGTTCATTCAGCGCGGCTTTGCTTGTCTGTCTGTTGACAGTGTATGGAACATGATCATCAACTGCAGTAAAAATACcatgaagttgacaatgtttatGAAAAATAAGGATAAAACGGCCCCAACAGGAGCCGGAGTTAATGTACTCTGCATTCTTGAGTTTCTTCTCCAGCGTATTCTAGAAGCAAACCATCAAAGCCACCTGAAATACCAATTCTACCTTCACAACGACTACCGGTTTGCTTCCAATGACGAGATGGTGAGCGTAGACCATCTTCGAAATTACAAATGCCTCCCATGCTTCAGTTTAAATGGGGAAGGATGGATATACAGAGATGAGATCTACGTCTGGTTCAAAGACCCAAACCATAAG aaGAAACGGCCTGCAAAACGTCATGGTG AGTTGACGGCTGATTTACCGGATAGAAAGCTGAACTGCAAAGAAATCGGTAGACTCTCCAGATATATTTTCGGTGCATGCCAGATGTTCTTCGTAGAGCTAGACTGTCCTATTGAGGTTATTGAACAAGAGATGGAAGAACACAGACATCTCGCTTTCAGATCTCGGATAACAAAAATCTTCCTTCAGCTACTTAAAGCGAAGGTGGACATCACGTTTGAGACTGTGGCCGAGGCAATGTCACGACATAGGATGGATCACACAAAGCTCACACACATTATTGATAGTAACAGGGAAACCGAGTATGAGTATGAAG ATGATAGACTCTCAGATCGATGGCTACACAAAACCATGTCGGTGAAGGATGTTCCAGTTGTTGTTGAACATGTGGATATCAAAACATACTTCAACCTGTTCCTGGAACTCGGAGTCCTGCCAAAAACTGTGGATGATTTTGATGACCAGTACAGAAACAAGCCAGCACGTGACAAGATCAAAAACATGCTTAAAGCATTCATCACTGAAACCAAACCCCGGCCAACAATGAACACAATTTTGCTGGCAATGCAGGAATGCGACATGGACACAGCATCCCTCATCACAGCATTAAATCCAATATAG
- the LOC117317727 gene encoding uncharacterized protein LOC117317727 isoform X3 — MGNIENPCNITITVVGHKGVGKSCFVKQIEQESIPPGGPGSTDSADFYINYIGYNPNTGFRLKLDENGEMDTGRHRLKRIIDRYRKRKKNDTRQPECEPVHHTKGTKGQSTMVTSTSSSAVKKTGIRQRLKRIIQDFLFRRRHHRKLSSDQRNVIEDIMHAEHKESSEEVKGFVTIYDFGGEEVFYNTHHCFMSSNMIFVLVFDVAMCLDPERSATGYEITEHWLTSIATYAFDGGSHDKRTPPIILVGSHLDQVSSDKEEQEKIFEKVLQKLSDNPQLSEIMKSHVRDMFPIANLNDSTKNQDVYESMWKKIIEIAPLQSQWQKAVPAKWVAFEHDLVMLKKRGDVILTNPDLLTLNSQSAVPLEQREIMDFLRYLKLAGSFLCFDMHSKNPFIVLQPQWIIDAFKAIITDSKFKSSLSTKMKHQWTQYEKSGILTTDFLTQLWEERSIENKEILYVVMETLNLLAKPISDDPNDDTDYFIVPSMLKNPDPERINYILDDPDMIITVTLCLKFNNPFIPLAMWDKMIASCIHRFKQLNEPGYDGLKFIQRGFACLSVDSVWNMIINCSKNTMKLTMFMKNKDKTAPTGAGVNVLCILEFLLQRILEANHQSHLKYQFYLHNDYRFASNDEMVSVDHLRNYKCLPCFSLNGEGWIYRDEIYVWFKDPNHKKKRPAKRHGELTADLPDRKLNCKEIGRLSRYIFGACQMFFVELDCPIEVIEQEMEEHRHLAFRSRITKIFLQLLKAKVDITFETVAEAMSRHRMDHTKLTHIIDSNRETEYEYEDDRLSDRWLHKTMSVKDVPVVVEHVDIKTYFNLFLELGVLPKTVDDFDDQYRNKPARDKIKNMLKAFITETKPRPTMNTILLAMQECDMDTASLITALNPI, encoded by the exons ATGGGGAATATTGAAAATCCCTGTAATATCACAATAACTGTCGTTGGTCATAAGGGAGTCGGCAAGTCTTGTTTCGTAAAACAAATCGAACAAGAAAGTATACCTCCAGGTGGACCCGGCTCGACGGATAGTGCCGACTTCTATATTAACTATATAGGCTACAACCCGAACACCGGCTTCCGACTGAAACTCGACGAAAATGGGGAGATGGATACCGGTCGTCATCGGCTGAAACGGATCATTGATCGATACCGAAAAAGGAAAAAGAATGACACAAGACAGCCTGAATGTGAACCAGTGCATCACACAAAAGGCACAAAGGGACAATCAACTATGGTTACATCCACATCATCGTCGGCAGTGAAGAAGACAG GTATCAGGCAGAGACTGAAACGAATAATTCAGGATTTTTTATTCAGAAGAAGACACCATAGAA AGTTATCTTCGGATCAACGGAACGTTATTGAGGATATTATGCATGCCGAACACAAAGAAAGTAGTGAGGAGGTGAAGGGGTTTGTAACAATCTATGATTTCGGAGGAGAAGAGGTGTTTTATAACACACATCATTGTTTCATGTCAAGCAACATGATTTTCGTCTTAGTGTTCGATGTGGCGATGTGTCTGGATCCGGAAAGATCAGCTACAGGTTAcg AAATAACGGAACATTGGTTGACTTCTATTGCTACTTACGCCTTTGACGGAGGATCACATGACAAGCGAACACCACCGATAATTCTAGTCGGCTCCCACCTGGACCAAGTGTCATCTGAT AAAGAAGAACAGgaaaaaatctttgaaaaagTGCTGCAGAAACTATCCGATAATCCGCAACTAAGTGAAATCATGAAAAGCCATGTTCGAGACATGTTCCCTATTGCAAACTTGAATGATTCTACAAAAAACCAAGATGTGTACGAATCAATGTGGAAGAAGATCATAGAAATCGCTCCACTTCAATCCCAGTGGCAGAAAGCTGTGCCTGCCAAATGGGTTGCTTTTGAACATGATCTTGTCATGCTTAAAAAGAGAGGAGACGTCATCCTGACCAATCCAGATTTGTTAACACTCAACAGCCAATCAGCAGTCCCCCTAGAACAGCGCGAAATAATGGATTTCCTTAG GTACCTGAAACTCGCCGGGTCTTTTCTCTGCTTTGATATGCATAGCAAGAATCCATTCATAGTTTTGCAACCGCAGTGGATTATAGATGCATTCAAAGCCATCATTACAGACTCGAAGTTTAAATCTAGTCTGTCGACCAAAATGAAACACCAGTGGACGCAATATGAAAAGTCCGGTATCCTTACAACAGATTTCCTCACGCAACTTTGGGAAGAGAGGTCCATCGAAAACAAGGAAATACTCTACGTCGTAATGGAAACACTTAACCTTCTAGCAAAACCGATCTCAGATGATCCAAATGATGATACTGATTACTTTATAGTGCCAAGTATGCTTAAAAACCCGGATCCCGAGAGAATTAATTACATCCTtgatgatcctgatatgattatCACTGTTACTCTTTGTCTCAAGTTCAACAACCCATTTATCCCACTGGCCATGTGGGACAAGATGATTGCTTCCTGCATCCACAGGTTCAAACAACTAAATGAACCAGGGTATGATGGCTTAAAGTTCATTCAGCGCGGCTTTGCTTGTCTGTCTGTTGACAGTGTATGGAACATGATCATCAACTGCAGTAAAAATACcatgaagttgacaatgtttatGAAAAATAAGGATAAAACGGCCCCAACAGGAGCCGGAGTTAATGTACTCTGCATTCTTGAGTTTCTTCTCCAGCGTATTCTAGAAGCAAACCATCAAAGCCACCTGAAATACCAATTCTACCTTCACAACGACTACCGGTTTGCTTCCAATGACGAGATGGTGAGCGTAGACCATCTTCGAAATTACAAATGCCTCCCATGCTTCAGTTTAAATGGGGAAGGATGGATATACAGAGATGAGATCTACGTCTGGTTCAAAGACCCAAACCATAAG aaGAAACGGCCTGCAAAACGTCATGGTG AGTTGACGGCTGATTTACCGGATAGAAAGCTGAACTGCAAAGAAATCGGTAGACTCTCCAGATATATTTTCGGTGCATGCCAGATGTTCTTCGTAGAGCTAGACTGTCCTATTGAGGTTATTGAACAAGAGATGGAAGAACACAGACATCTCGCTTTCAGATCTCGGATAACAAAAATCTTCCTTCAGCTACTTAAAGCGAAGGTGGACATCACGTTTGAGACTGTGGCCGAGGCAATGTCACGACATAGGATGGATCACACAAAGCTCACACACATTATTGATAGTAACAGGGAAACCGAGTATGAGTATGAAG ATGATAGACTCTCAGATCGATGGCTACACAAAACCATGTCGGTGAAGGATGTTCCAGTTGTTGTTGAACATGTGGATATCAAAACATACTTCAACCTGTTCCTGGAACTCGGAGTCCTGCCAAAAACTGTGGATGATTTTGATGACCAGTACAGAAACAAGCCAGCACGTGACAAGATCAAAAACATGCTTAAAGCATTCATCACTGAAACCAAACCCCGGCCAACAATGAACACAATTTTGCTGGCAATGCAGGAATGCGACATGGACACAGCATCCCTCATCACAGCATTAAATCCAATATAG
- the LOC117317726 gene encoding ankyrin repeat and SOCS box protein 14-like: protein MTNDNLNRELLRAAENDDIDAARDLLSKGADPNEIKALPCAAKYGYKDIVILLLENGADVNVGSPLSSAARNGHKDIVSLLLEKGASVNMDDALGRATHWGHTDIVTMLLDNGADVNQAMP, encoded by the exons CTCAACCGCGAGCTGCTGAGAGCTGCCGAGAATGATGACATTGACGCGGCGCGAGACCTTTTATCAAAAGGTGCAGACCCAAACGAG ATTAAAGCATTGCCATGTGCAGCAAAATATGGTTACAAAGACATTGTAATTCTGCTGTTGGAGAACGGGGCGGATGTTAATGTT GGTTCTCCATTGTCTTCTGCCGCACGTAATGGCCATAAGGACATTGTATCTCTACTGTTGGAGAAAGGGGCGAGTGTCAACATG GACGATGCATTGGGAAGAGCGACACATTGGGGCCATACGGACATTGTTACAATGTTGCTGGACAATGGGGCGGACGTTAATCAGGCAATGCCTTGA